Below is a window of Enterococcus gilvus ATCC BAA-350 DNA.
AATAGTGCCTTTTATTAGTGTTACCTAATAAATAGTCTGTTGAAACATTAAACAGTGAGGATAATTTGAGCAAGTCTTCATTACTTACACTTCGTCTATCATTTTCCCAGCTAGTCACAGTACTTTGACTTACTGATAATTTGTCAGCGAGCATCGGTTGCGTCATTGAATGTTCTTTTCTGAGTTGAGATATTCTTTCTCCAGTGGTCATATATACACCTCCACAATTAGTATTATAACTTGTACTATTAGTAAACGAAATAAAAACAAAAAAATATGTACAAAAAGAGTTGACTTGTACTTAATGTAATATTACAATGTGTACATAAGGTGGTGATGAAATGAATTTGCAACATTGTAGAGAAAAAGCAAATTTAACTCAAGAGCAGCTTGCAAGAAAAATAGGAATGTCAGTTTCAATGATAGTTTCCATTGAATCCGGCAGGCGAAAAGGATCAATCGAAACACTTCTTCGTATTGCAGACGCTTTAGACGTAACCGTTGATGATATTTTGCGTACTAGTAATAATACTAATAGTAATAATTCCGAGGAGGCTTCGAAATGAAAGACAAACCACAAACAATCAAAGCAACAATAGCGTCTGGATTCCTAGATCAATATATTGAAATGCTAGTTCCGGCGCTCAAAAGAAAATTCGATGTCAAACCCGGAATAGAAGGCTCGTTTTTTATGGAGCCGGGTGGCACTGATGAAATGCTAATACGATTTTTATCGAACGACGAAACTGCACAAGAAATTATCGACTTTATTAACTCAAAATGGCAGTTCGAAAGCGTTCCAGTTTTAGCTTCATAGGTTTGGATGAAGCTTTAAATTGATTATGAAGTAAAACGAAGTTGATTAAAACTTAGGAAAGTAAGAAAGGGGTGTTCTTTTTGAAAACAACATCAAGAAAGTTGGATAAGCCGTTGAATGAATGGCTTGGGAGAACCGGTATTACAAAACGACAAGTGGCAAAGGAAATACATGTTACCGCTCAATCTATAACAGATTGGACAAAAGAAAAGGCAGGGCCAGTTACACCAGACAATGCCGTGTTATTAAGTCAAATTGCAAATGATTCTACTTTAGCCCAATCAATTAGTTATTACTATTTAGGACTACCAAAGTCAATGGACGGAGCATACAGCTTAGATATTTCAAAATTGGATGACCTAAGAGAACTTGAAGAAGACGAGCGAGATGAGAAGCAAAAGGATCGAGACCTGCGACGTATTTTATGTAAAAAAGTTGAATTTGATGAATCTTCATATGACAAACTACTAGATTTGGCTAGAGAACAAGCGGAAGCGTGCATTGTAAATAATCAGTATCTATTTGCACTATGTGAACGGCTTGAAATGAGTGTGATGGATCTGACAGAGATGTTCATGCCGCGCTGGATTGAAGAAGGTTATTTCGGAGGTGATTAGATGATTGATTCAGAAAAAGAAATGAAGGATTTAGCGATATGCCTTTCTAGAAATTTAGTTTTATGTATGTGTTACGGAAAACCCATTAAAAATAATGAACTATCTAAAAAAAGTGGCGTTTCACTGGCAGTGATCACTCGGATCAAAAATGACTGGCAAGGCAAAGAAAGGGTTCAGTTGGAAACAGTGGT
It encodes the following:
- a CDS encoding helix-turn-helix domain-containing protein; protein product: MNLQHCREKANLTQEQLARKIGMSVSMIVSIESGRRKGSIETLLRIADALDVTVDDILRTSNNTNSNNSEEASK
- a CDS encoding helix-turn-helix domain-containing protein; amino-acid sequence: MIDSEKEMKDLAICLSRNLVLCMCYGKPIKNNELSKKSGVSLAVITRIKNDWQGKERVQLETVVKLAAALNVEAVDLLSKNSIYQKLEGTA